From Nerophis lumbriciformis linkage group LG13, RoL_Nlum_v2.1, whole genome shotgun sequence, one genomic window encodes:
- the LOC133613393 gene encoding uncharacterized protein isoform X2 — translation MCDRTISESEGELSRTKEENERQRQLLDAVFKKPQVVLLRTDVQQLKESPPKSQGGNSTLKQEDPQPPHIKEEEEGECLLGQEEADLTKFPLTVVCVKTEDHEDKPPESSQLHHSPMCAGAKLQPQPPREPNPKQQVQCPVK, via the exons ATGTGCGATAGAACGATATCGGAATCCGAGGGGGAACTTTCtcgaacaaaagaggagaacgagcgacaacgtcaactactggacgctgttttcaagaagccTCAAGTTGTCCTactcagaacag ATGTGCAGCAGTTGAAAGAAAGTCCCCCTAAATCACAGGGGGGgaactccactttgaagcaggaggatccgcagcccccccacattaaagaggaagaggagggagagtgtcttctagggcaggaggaggcggatctcaccaagtttccactgactgttgtctgtgtgaagactgaagaccatgaagacaaaccacctgagtcctcacagcttcatcacagtccaa tgtgtgcgggagccaaaCTACAGcctcagccacccagagagcccaacccaaaacaacagGTGCAGTGCCCAGTTAAatag
- the LOC133613393 gene encoding uncharacterized protein isoform X1 — protein MCDRTISESEGELSRTKEENERQRQLLDAVFKKPQVVLLRTDVQQLKESPPKSQGGNSTLKQEDPQPPHIKEEEEGECLLGQEEADLTKFPLTVVCVKTEDHEDKPPESSQLHHSPNVQQLIGHQEEPLSLLLMVSSPLKQENPQPPHIKAEEEELCITQEGECLLGEEEADLTNFLTVVSVKTEDHEDKPPESSQLHHSPSEEKREVEPPSSSSPQHMTTEGDGDHSGGSQADNLLAPLSDSDDSTSHVDVNMESHMKTHTGEKTFSCTICGKILSHQYNILSHMKTHTGEKPFRCSVCSKIFSQRGNMTRHMRTHTGEKPFSCSVCAKDFGTNSHLTQHMRTHTGEKSFICPNCGKRFSQRRTMLSHMKTHTGERPFSCSVCDQIFSRKCNMQIHMRTHTGDKPFRCSVCSKIFSTKSNMQIHMRTHTGEKPFNCSVCGKIFSNKSIMQRHMRTHTGEKNYICSVCPKGFGSTSDLTQHMRTHTGEKPFICANCGKMFSQRRTMLSHMRTHTGEKPFSCLVCSKKISHKSNLQRHMRTHTGEKPFSCSVCGKMFSKKSSIQIHMSRHTGKKTFCCLVCDKRYSEKSKMQRHTRTHTGEKPFVCSVCDKGFSCKRNMQTHMRTHTGEKPFTCSVCDKRFSFKGNMQTHMRTHTGEKPFSCSVCGERSSHKQIMQIHMRTHTGE, from the exons ATGTGCGATAGAACGATATCGGAATCCGAGGGGGAACTTTCtcgaacaaaagaggagaacgagcgacaacgtcaactactggacgctgttttcaagaagccTCAAGTTGTCCTactcagaacag ATGTGCAGCAGTTGAAAGAAAGTCCCCCTAAATCACAGGGGGGgaactccactttgaagcaggaggatccgcagcccccccacattaaagaggaagaggagggagagtgtcttctagggcaggaggaggcggatctcaccaagtttccactgactgttgtctgtgtgaagactgaagaccatgaagacaaaccacctgagtcctcacagcttcatcacagtccaa acgtccagcagctgattggtcatcAAGAAGAACCCCTCTCTCTGTTGCTGATGGTGAGCTCCCCTTTGAAGCAGGAGaatccacagcccccccacattaaagcggaagaggaggaactctgcatcactcaggagggagagtgtcttctaggagaGGAGGAGGCTGATCTTACCAACTTTCTGACAGTTGtgtctgtgaagactgaagaccatgaagacaaaccacctgagtcctcacagcttcatcacagtccaagtgaggagaagagagaggtggagcctccaagcagcagctcaccacaacacatgacaacagaaggtgATGGAGACCacagtggaggatcacaagcagacaacctcttagctccactatcagatagtgacgacTCAACGTCACACGTTGATGTAAATATGGaatcacacatgaaaacacacacaggggAAAAAACTTTCAGTTGTACAATTTGTGGTAAAATATTATCTCACCAATATAATATCCTGTCAcatatgaaaacacacacaggagaaaaacctttccgTTGTTCAGTTTGCAGTAAAATATTCTCCCAAAGAGGAAATAtgacaagacacatgagaacacacacaggagaaaaacctttcagttgttcagtttgtgcaaAAGACTTTGGTACAAACTctcatttgactcaacacatgcgaacacacaccggagaaaaatcTTTTATTTGCCCAAACTGTGGCAAAAGGTTTTCTCAAAGAAGAACAATGCTgtcacacatgaaaacacacacaggagaacgacctttcagttgttcagtttgtgatcAAATATTTTCCAGAAAATGTAATATgcaaatacacatgagaacacacacaggagataaACCATTCCGTTGTTCAGTTTGCAGTAAGATATTTTCCACAAAAAGTAATATgcaaatacacatgagaacacacacaggagaaaagccTTTCAattgttcagtttgcggtaaaaTATTTTCCaataaaagcattatgcaaagacacatgagaacacatacaggagaaaaaaattatatttgttcAGTTTGTCCAAAAGGCTTTGGTTCAACCTCTGACTTGACTCAACACATGCgaacgcacactggagaaaaaccttttatctgcgcAAACTGCGGAAAAATGTTTTCTCAAAGGAGAACAATGCtgtcacacatgagaacacacacaggagaaaaacctttcagttgtttaGTTTGTAGTAAAAAAATTTCCCATAAAAGTAATTtgcaaagacacatgagaacacacacaggagaaaaacctttcagttgttcagtGTGTGGCAAAATGTTCTCCAAAAAAAGTAGTATACAAATACACATGAGCAGACACACAGGAAAAAAAACGTTCTGTTGTTTGGTGTGTGATAAAAGATACAGTGAGAAAAGTAAAATGCAAAGACACacgagaacgcacacaggagaaaaacctttcgtTTGTTCAGTCTGCGATAAAGGATTCTCCTGCAAACGTAATATgcaaacacacatgagaacacacacgggagaaaaacctttcacttGTTCAGTCTGTGATAAAAGATTCTCTTTCAAAGGTAATATGCAAacccacatgagaacacacacaggagaaaaaccttttagttgttcagtgtgtgGTGAACGATCCTCTcacaaacaaataatgcaaatac